In Chiloscyllium punctatum isolate Juve2018m chromosome 10, sChiPun1.3, whole genome shotgun sequence, a single window of DNA contains:
- the rpl39 gene encoding large ribosomal subunit protein eL39 isoform X1 — MCIETESLKDEPSHKTFRIKRVLAKKMKQNRPIPQWIRMKTGNKIRYNSKRRHWRRTKLGL; from the exons ATGTGTATTGAAACGGAAAGCCTTAAGGATGAA CCATCCCATAAAACATTCAGGATCAAGCGCGTCCTTGCCAAGAAGATGAAGCAAAACCGACCAATTCCACAGTGGATCCGCATGAAAACTGGCAACAAGATCAG GTACAACTCCAAAAGGAGACACTGGAGAAGAACTAAGCTGGGCCTGTAA
- the rpl39 gene encoding large ribosomal subunit protein eL39 isoform X2, with amino-acid sequence MPSHKTFRIKRVLAKKMKQNRPIPQWIRMKTGNKIRYNSKRRHWRRTKLGL; translated from the exons ATG CCATCCCATAAAACATTCAGGATCAAGCGCGTCCTTGCCAAGAAGATGAAGCAAAACCGACCAATTCCACAGTGGATCCGCATGAAAACTGGCAACAAGATCAG GTACAACTCCAAAAGGAGACACTGGAGAAGAACTAAGCTGGGCCTGTAA
- the tsn gene encoding translin — MSVTDLFSVIQSSLSADQDVREEIRKVVQVLEQTAREILTLLQTVHQTSGLKDVTKKCQKAREHFAAVRSQLDELKTKFPADQYYRFNEHWRFVLQRLIFLAAFVVYLESETLVTREAVAGILGIEVHREKGFHLDIEDYLSGLLILANELSRLALNSVTAGDYSRPLRISSFINELDSGFRLLNLKNDSLRKRYDGLKYDVKKIEEVVYDLSIRGLGKGDAPIEGKVPEK, encoded by the exons ATGTCGGTGACGGATTTGTTCAGCGTGATCCAGAGCTCCCTCTCCGCGGACCAGGATGTGAGGGAG GAAATAAGAAAAGTTGTCCAAGTCCTTGAACAGACAGCTCGTGAGATACTTACCCTGCTGCAGACTGTCCATCAGACATCCGGCCTGAAAGATG TAACGAAGAAGTGCCAGAAAGCACGTGAACATTTTGCTGCTGTGAGGTCACAACTGGACGAACTGAAAACCAAATTCCCTGCAGACCAGTATTACAG GTTTAATGAGCATTGGAGGTTCGTGCtgcaacgcctcatcttccttgCAGCGTTTGTCGTCTATCTGGAGTCTGAAACCCTGGTGACCCGAGAAGCTGTTGCAGGAATACTAGGAA TTGAAGTGCACCGAGAGAAAGGCTTTCATCTCGATATTGAGGACTATCTTTCAGGACTGCTGATCCTGGCGAATGAACTG TCAAGGCTCGCGCTGAACAGCGTCACCGCTGGTGACTACTCCCGGCCACTCCGAATCTCCTCCTTTATCAATGAGTTGGATTCCGGATTTCGCTTGCTGAATCTGAAGAACGACTCCCTGCGGAAGCGCTATGACGGCCTGAAGTACGATGTGAAGAAAATAGAGGAAGTGGTGTACGATCTGTCAATACGCGGGTTAGGAAAAGGAGATGCACCCATTGAGGGAAAGGTGCCAGAAAAATAA